In one Candidatus Poribacteria bacterium genomic region, the following are encoded:
- a CDS encoding phosphate ABC transporter ATP-binding protein has protein sequence MQTNTPNGSQSAPLIEITDLKVHYGNTSALNGVSFDVYQNEILGIIGPAQSGKTTLLKVINRTLEFTPDTTVAGSVKLDGEDISTISDVYGLRRRIGMVQPLPVGLPLSIYDNVAFAPRTAGIRARSELDEIVERCLQQAALWEEVKDRLNTLGTKLSGGQQQRLTIARALSHQPDILCLDEFSIAVDPVTTMRIEEVLKTLRTEMTILLVTNLVQQAKRLANRTAFFLNGDLIEIDTTDIIFSENPSEQATYDYVNGTFG, from the coding sequence ATGCAAACAAATACCCCTAACGGTTCACAAAGCGCGCCTCTAATTGAGATTACCGATCTGAAGGTGCATTATGGAAACACCTCCGCCCTGAACGGTGTCTCCTTCGATGTATATCAGAACGAGATCCTCGGTATCATTGGTCCTGCGCAATCCGGTAAAACAACGCTCCTGAAAGTTATCAACAGAACATTGGAATTTACGCCGGACACAACCGTAGCAGGATCGGTGAAACTCGATGGCGAAGATATTAGCACAATTAGCGATGTCTACGGCTTACGCCGCCGGATCGGTATGGTGCAGCCCTTACCGGTGGGGCTGCCGCTTTCCATCTATGATAACGTGGCTTTTGCACCACGCACAGCCGGTATCCGCGCAAGATCGGAATTAGACGAAATCGTTGAACGGTGTTTACAGCAAGCAGCACTCTGGGAAGAGGTGAAGGACCGGTTGAACACGCTCGGCACTAAATTATCGGGTGGACAACAACAACGCTTGACGATCGCGCGTGCGCTTTCGCATCAACCAGACATCCTCTGCCTCGACGAATTCTCAATCGCTGTTGATCCTGTTACAACGATGCGTATTGAAGAGGTGCTCAAAACTTTACGAACAGAAATGACGATTCTGCTCGTCACGAATTTGGTGCAACAGGCAAAACGGTTGGCGAACCGCACTGCCTTTTTTCTCAACGGGGACCTCATCGAAATTGATACAACAGATATAATTTTCTCTGAAAATCCATCAGAGCAAGCGACTTACGACTACGTGAACGGGACCTTTGGATAA
- a CDS encoding phosphate ABC transporter ATP-binding protein, with protein MNYSIETENLNLWYGDFQALIDVSVRIRDGQITSLIGPSGCGKSTLLRCFNRVNERYGNVTTKGTIEILGKNIYDADVSLPELRKAVGMVFQRPNPLPISVYENILFGLRIHSPIRSMTRTESDQIVEEALTSVFLWEDLKDKLKVRATSLQLEQQQKLCIARLLPLKPKVILMDEPCSALDAKGTLAVEELMEALAGTYTFLIVTHNMAQARRVSTECIYMFLGELIEHRETQALFETPQHPKTADYVQMRYG; from the coding sequence ATGAATTATAGCATTGAAACTGAAAATCTCAACCTCTGGTATGGTGACTTCCAAGCCCTCATTGATGTGAGCGTCAGGATACGCGACGGCCAAATAACTTCGCTTATCGGTCCTTCTGGATGTGGGAAATCAACACTATTGCGCTGCTTCAACCGCGTCAATGAACGCTACGGTAACGTTACGACGAAAGGGACAATCGAGATTCTGGGAAAAAATATCTATGATGCGGATGTCTCTTTGCCGGAACTCCGAAAAGCCGTGGGTATGGTGTTCCAAAGACCAAATCCATTGCCGATTTCAGTCTACGAAAATATACTGTTCGGTTTGCGTATCCACTCTCCAATACGGAGTATGACCCGAACAGAATCAGATCAGATTGTTGAAGAGGCACTTACATCCGTCTTCCTCTGGGAGGATCTGAAGGACAAATTGAAGGTGCGGGCGACATCACTCCAACTTGAACAGCAGCAAAAACTCTGTATCGCGCGTTTGCTACCGCTGAAACCCAAAGTCATTCTGATGGATGAACCCTGCTCCGCGTTAGACGCGAAAGGCACGCTCGCTGTTGAAGAACTCATGGAAGCCCTTGCGGGGACATATACATTCCTTATCGTAACGCACAACATGGCACAGGCACGGCGAGTCAGTACGGAGTGTATCTATATGTTCCTCGGCGAACTTATTGAACACAGAGAAACACAAGCCCTCTTTGAAACACCTCAACACCCTAAAACCGCGGATTACGTCCAAATGCGATACGGATAA
- a CDS encoding ABC transporter permease subunit yields the protein MNSSMIRSELRKKIALQGGAVIIVGAVFVFFWNNLRKTAEAHIQTSSTSRISGILPSLISDLNLILPISLLAVLFGVACAFYLEEWCPVTSWIRGFIGSQVNFLTEIPSLLYGLLAIMVIFSDTGVLKEIGALPPAENVNESGSEVALFQRNTLVFYAETLIFILMAMPIAIKTTQEALRSVATPIRESAYVLGATQWQVLTKQVVPLAFPKMLAGGCRSMSRALAGAALLIGIHIPSHTTGPRGIPDRFVLFLGGALLLSTISSFLTIESGTHK from the coding sequence ATGAATTCCTCAATGATCCGTTCAGAACTCAGAAAAAAAATCGCTTTGCAGGGGGGGGCTGTCATTATAGTGGGAGCCGTGTTTGTTTTTTTCTGGAACAACCTTAGAAAAACAGCGGAGGCTCACATTCAAACGTCATCAACCTCTCGTATCTCCGGTATATTGCCCAGTCTCATCAGCGATCTCAATCTGATTCTACCCATCAGCCTTTTGGCGGTTTTATTCGGGGTAGCTTGCGCTTTTTACTTAGAAGAATGGTGTCCAGTAACAAGTTGGATTCGAGGTTTTATCGGAAGCCAAGTCAACTTTTTGACTGAAATTCCTTCACTCTTATACGGACTTTTAGCAATCATGGTTATTTTCAGCGACACCGGCGTTCTCAAAGAGATCGGCGCCCTTCCGCCTGCCGAGAACGTGAATGAATCTGGATCAGAAGTCGCTCTCTTTCAACGGAACACGTTGGTGTTTTACGCAGAGACTTTAATTTTCATTCTGATGGCAATGCCAATAGCAATCAAAACAACCCAAGAGGCACTTCGATCTGTTGCGACACCCATCCGTGAATCTGCCTACGTCTTAGGTGCCACTCAATGGCAAGTCTTAACGAAACAGGTCGTGCCGCTTGCCTTTCCAAAAATGCTTGCAGGCGGATGTCGATCGATGTCTCGGGCACTCGCGGGAGCTGCCTTACTTATCGGTATCCATATACCGAGCCATACAACAGGTCCCAGAGGCATACCCGATAGATTCGTGTTATTCTTAGGCGGAGCACTGCTATTGAGCACTATTTCCAGCTTTTTAACGATTGAATCCGGAACCCATAAGTAA
- a CDS encoding phosphate ABC transporter ATP-binding protein encodes MQTKTEDPILSTHNLNVWYGDHQILNTLSFEVQPRQVTALMGPANCGKSTLVRCFNRLNDFTPNFRFSGEILFKGSNMYAKKADVTAIRKKIGMVFRKPELFRCSIYGNVAYGARIAGIQQSSHLDSIVQKSLLRAGLWNEVEPILHGDPKHLSIGQQQLLCTARALAVDPEILIFDEPCGELDPIATVKIETLIRDLANDYTLIFVTNKRRQAARVSDVAGFLYCGELIEFGTTEKIFTNPQDTRTEQYVTGALSY; translated from the coding sequence ATGCAGACGAAAACAGAAGACCCCATTCTGAGCACCCATAACTTAAATGTGTGGTATGGCGATCATCAGATTCTGAACACCCTCTCGTTTGAGGTCCAACCGAGACAGGTAACAGCACTCATGGGTCCTGCCAATTGCGGTAAAAGCACACTTGTCCGGTGCTTCAATCGTTTAAATGACTTTACGCCGAATTTCAGGTTCAGCGGCGAAATACTTTTTAAAGGCAGTAACATGTATGCCAAAAAGGCAGATGTCACCGCCATTCGGAAAAAGATTGGAATGGTGTTCCGAAAACCTGAATTATTTCGTTGCTCTATCTATGGGAATGTGGCATACGGGGCTCGGATAGCAGGCATACAGCAATCTTCACACCTTGATAGCATCGTTCAGAAAAGCCTGCTAAGAGCCGGACTTTGGAATGAAGTGGAACCTATTTTGCACGGAGATCCAAAACATCTCTCAATCGGACAGCAACAACTTCTCTGTACGGCGCGGGCATTAGCGGTTGACCCCGAAATCCTGATATTTGATGAGCCGTGTGGGGAACTGGACCCGATCGCAACCGTTAAAATCGAGACGCTCATACGAGATCTCGCAAACGATTACACCCTTATCTTCGTCACGAATAAAAGGCGGCAAGCGGCGCGTGTTTCTGATGTCGCGGGGTTTCTCTACTGCGGGGAATTGATCGAATTCGGAACAACGGAAAAGATTTTCACAAATCCACAAGATACAAGAACAGAGCAATATGTGACAGGTGCTTTAAGCTATTAA
- the phoU gene encoding phosphate signaling complex protein PhoU yields MLEHEIKGLQHKILEMAGLAEQMLRQSIESVLTRDSALAALVIATDDRIDLLENEIESLCIQLIALHQPVAIELRFLTTAMKVNYNVERIADKSVSIAKRSIELSEHPPVKPFVDLPYVAQVIQAMVKDAIDAFVNRNAEHALEIRARDTEVDEIYEKMLHELLTILSEHPRLIQPGISLLLLFRHLERIGDLAANISEEVYYLVRGDVIRHT; encoded by the coding sequence ATGTTAGAACACGAGATCAAGGGACTTCAGCACAAAATATTAGAAATGGCGGGGCTTGCGGAACAGATGCTGCGGCAATCCATTGAATCCGTTTTAACGCGAGATAGCGCGTTAGCGGCACTCGTCATTGCTACAGACGATAGGATTGATCTGCTTGAAAACGAGATCGAGTCATTGTGTATCCAACTCATCGCACTCCATCAACCCGTAGCCATAGAACTCCGGTTTCTAACAACAGCGATGAAGGTTAACTATAACGTCGAAAGGATAGCGGACAAAAGCGTTTCTATCGCCAAACGGAGCATTGAGTTATCGGAGCATCCACCGGTCAAACCCTTCGTAGACCTCCCATACGTCGCACAGGTGATTCAAGCCATGGTTAAGGACGCAATAGATGCCTTCGTCAATCGGAACGCCGAACATGCCTTAGAAATTCGAGCACGCGACACTGAAGTTGACGAAATTTATGAAAAGATGCTCCACGAACTTCTGACAATTTTGAGCGAACATCCGAGACTTATCCAACCCGGTATCAGTCTGCTCCTCCTTTTTCGGCATTTGGAACGGATAGGCGACCTGGCGGCAAATATCAGTGAAGAGGTCTATTATCTCGTCAGGGGTGATGTCATTCGGCACACCTAA
- a CDS encoding mechanosensitive ion channel: MNELIPQALDLFQTRVITLGEEPVRVIQIVGLIVTLTATLTIAGFLRRWFRRLFNRLGIPQTLINRLLALLFLVVLIFGIGLAFRLAGISTGFFGKLFDYPLTDLFQPSQKPGEPDATAEVAKLTLARLFYGFVIVFGMFILSKYVQWVLRRQVLQAFQIADHTQFILLRFLHFSLIIIGVIISLNTIGVSFTSVALIFGGLSIGIGFGLQNIASNLISGFILIFERPIKIGDLVEIMDVNIFGRVGSINLRSTIIVALDEKEVIVPNSQLITESVHNLTHYNNRYRLQIPVGVSYSSDVTLVKKLLLEVAHAHPEIIKEPNPAMENVTAPFVRFTDFGESSLNFELLAWVSDCFQRFDIASDLHFMIWEKFKEHDIRIPFPQRDVHLYPTDTEPQKLPTP, encoded by the coding sequence ATGAATGAGTTGATCCCACAAGCTCTTGATTTATTTCAAACACGGGTCATCACTTTAGGTGAGGAACCTGTGAGAGTCATCCAAATTGTTGGGTTAATTGTCACTTTGACAGCCACATTGACAATCGCAGGTTTTTTACGCCGATGGTTCCGGCGGCTTTTCAATAGGCTCGGGATCCCACAAACCCTCATAAATCGATTACTGGCACTGCTATTCCTGGTCGTCTTAATTTTTGGGATCGGTTTGGCATTCCGGCTTGCAGGGATTAGCACTGGGTTCTTTGGTAAACTTTTTGATTATCCGCTTACCGACCTTTTTCAACCTTCTCAGAAACCCGGAGAGCCCGATGCGACTGCAGAAGTCGCGAAATTAACGTTGGCGCGGCTTTTTTATGGGTTTGTAATTGTCTTCGGGATGTTTATTCTCTCAAAATATGTTCAATGGGTGCTACGGCGACAGGTATTACAGGCTTTTCAAATTGCGGATCATACCCAGTTTATTTTACTCCGCTTCCTTCACTTCAGCCTTATCATTATCGGGGTCATTATCAGTCTCAACACGATCGGTGTGAGTTTCACAAGTGTAGCCTTAATTTTCGGTGGGCTAAGTATTGGGATCGGTTTTGGTTTACAGAATATCGCCTCGAACCTAATATCGGGATTTATTCTGATTTTTGAACGCCCTATCAAAATTGGGGATCTCGTGGAGATTATGGACGTTAACATATTTGGGAGGGTCGGTAGCATCAATCTTCGGTCAACGATCATCGTCGCCCTTGATGAAAAGGAAGTTATCGTCCCGAATTCTCAGCTGATTACAGAATCTGTTCATAACCTCACGCACTATAATAACCGCTATCGACTTCAGATTCCGGTGGGTGTATCGTATAGTTCAGATGTGACGCTTGTCAAAAAGCTCCTACTTGAAGTCGCTCACGCCCATCCGGAGATAATTAAAGAACCCAATCCTGCTATGGAAAACGTCACCGCACCGTTTGTCCGCTTCACTGACTTCGGGGAATCGTCCTTGAATTTTGAATTGTTGGCATGGGTTTCCGATTGTTTTCAACGTTTTGATATTGCGAGCGATCTGCATTTTATGATTTGGGAAAAATTTAAGGAGCACGACATTAGGATCCCCTTCCCACAACGGGATGTCCATTTGTATCCAACGGACACCGAGCCGCAAAAACTGCCGACCCCTTAG
- a CDS encoding Gfo/Idh/MocA family oxidoreductase — protein MKVFNLPQKRIRDTITHQTFLRKKGKIMAVQIAIIGCGGMATGHLNAYLTIHQTEPGKVELVAMCDEVKERADNFADQVKAVTGKKPTVFDDTDTMLATADLDGADICTSHAHHHINAIKCLNSGVNVMVEKPMGVTVKASHAIIAAAKANNKIAATAENIRRMPSRRTAEWLMNEKQMLGDLRMFSAQHASYREPDPQSDWHWRLDLTLGGGGMVMDSGAHYCDTIRYLFGDPDTVYGRVCQFEDLQVTKAGQLVKNEQEDTWVATLNFKNGVIGLWTCTWAAVGHGFHHVVYYGSEGCLLDDGDIFHGPFDGAEVILKDGTRHSMESLIAEYQSSLSDEEAARLFPHNFTDGVVLECYDFADAIANNRPPELDAEVGLRAKSICEAIYESNACGQAVDYEEVVAGNIEVYQKPINERWNL, from the coding sequence ATGAAGGTTTTCAATTTGCCTCAAAAACGTATCCGTGATACGATAACGCATCAGACATTTTTACGAAAAAAGGGGAAAATCATGGCGGTCCAAATTGCAATTATCGGATGCGGTGGGATGGCAACCGGGCATCTCAACGCTTACCTCACAATACACCAAACAGAGCCGGGTAAAGTAGAACTCGTCGCGATGTGCGATGAAGTCAAAGAACGCGCAGACAACTTCGCCGATCAAGTCAAAGCGGTGACGGGTAAAAAACCTACCGTGTTTGATGACACCGACACCATGCTCGCAACGGCGGATTTAGACGGCGCAGATATTTGCACGTCGCATGCACATCACCATATCAATGCCATAAAGTGCCTCAATAGTGGGGTCAACGTCATGGTGGAGAAACCGATGGGCGTAACCGTCAAAGCGAGTCATGCGATTATTGCGGCGGCGAAAGCGAATAACAAAATCGCGGCAACCGCTGAGAACATCCGTCGCATGCCGAGCCGACGCACTGCGGAATGGTTAATGAACGAAAAACAGATGCTCGGCGATCTGCGGATGTTTTCCGCACAACACGCCTCTTATCGGGAACCGGATCCGCAAAGTGATTGGCACTGGCGACTCGACTTAACCCTCGGGGGGGGTGGCATGGTGATGGATTCCGGGGCACACTATTGCGATACCATACGCTATCTCTTCGGGGACCCAGACACCGTGTATGGACGCGTTTGTCAATTTGAGGATCTGCAAGTTACCAAAGCCGGGCAACTCGTCAAGAACGAACAGGAGGACACCTGGGTTGCAACCCTTAACTTCAAAAATGGAGTCATCGGACTCTGGACGTGTACATGGGCAGCAGTCGGACACGGCTTCCATCATGTTGTCTACTACGGGAGCGAAGGCTGTCTCCTCGATGATGGTGACATCTTCCACGGCCCCTTCGATGGCGCGGAAGTGATTCTTAAAGACGGCACTCGTCATAGCATGGAAAGCCTTATCGCCGAATATCAGTCAAGCCTTTCCGATGAAGAAGCAGCGCGGCTCTTTCCACACAACTTCACCGATGGTGTCGTCCTTGAATGCTACGATTTCGCGGATGCAATAGCAAACAACCGTCCCCCAGAACTGGATGCTGAGGTAGGGCTACGGGCTAAATCCATTTGTGAAGCGATTTACGAGTCTAATGCCTGTGGACAGGCAGTTGACTATGAAGAGGTAGTCGCGGGCAATATTGAAGTCTACCAGAAACCGATTAACGAACGGTGGAATCTCTAA
- a CDS encoding MFS transporter has protein sequence MSKQERSPTQPTDTQRDIGKPVGYFELILQNANFRWLWGGQVVSLLGDWFNLIASAILIAELTDSGLALGILFTIRMLAPFAVAPIAGIFADRYNRKHLLIITDIVRAVVVLGFLFVRDANDIWLLYALTTVLFGVSGFFSPARSAILPDVTSPQELGTANTLGAATWSVMLAVGAAIGGLTTGLFGSQTAFIIDGCTFAVSAGLLLKIRLPGTSSTAGETPGRAKLTALRYMFQRPDILIIAIHKAAISLLMSTGVQVVLVEISNSYFVIGVGGALSLGMIYCVNGIGSGIGPILARRWTGDRDKPLRVSITLGYLIAVIGIAIMAPLSNFETVLFGGLVRSIGGGIVWVFSTQLLLQRAPNQIRGRIFGTEFALFTLMGGASSMMIGMLLDRFQIPMILWGIAALNLIPALLWGLWCRHHNRVGQKREN, from the coding sequence TTGTCTAAACAAGAACGTTCCCCAACACAGCCCACGGACACACAACGGGACATCGGAAAACCGGTCGGCTATTTTGAACTGATTCTACAGAATGCAAACTTCCGCTGGCTCTGGGGTGGGCAGGTCGTCAGTCTGCTCGGGGATTGGTTTAACCTCATCGCCTCTGCCATCCTCATTGCTGAGTTAACGGACTCCGGTCTCGCGTTAGGCATTCTGTTTACAATCCGAATGCTGGCACCCTTCGCAGTTGCTCCGATTGCGGGGATATTCGCGGACAGGTATAATCGGAAGCATCTGTTAATCATCACAGATATCGTGCGCGCCGTCGTTGTTCTCGGATTTCTTTTCGTCCGAGATGCAAATGATATTTGGTTGCTTTATGCCCTCACGACCGTTCTGTTCGGTGTCAGCGGTTTCTTCAGTCCGGCACGGAGTGCTATCCTCCCAGACGTTACCTCTCCACAAGAGCTGGGGACTGCTAACACGCTCGGCGCAGCCACCTGGTCGGTGATGCTCGCCGTCGGTGCTGCCATCGGGGGTTTAACAACAGGACTCTTTGGCAGCCAGACGGCTTTCATTATTGACGGATGCACCTTTGCTGTCTCAGCAGGCCTCTTGCTGAAGATTAGACTCCCCGGGACATCATCTACTGCCGGAGAAACGCCAGGACGTGCAAAGTTAACGGCACTGCGTTATATGTTTCAGCGGCCCGACATCCTAATCATCGCAATCCATAAGGCAGCGATATCCCTTTTAATGTCTACGGGTGTTCAGGTGGTGTTAGTGGAGATCTCCAATAGTTATTTCGTTATTGGAGTCGGTGGGGCATTGAGTTTAGGAATGATATACTGCGTAAATGGGATCGGAAGTGGTATCGGACCGATTCTGGCGCGGCGGTGGACCGGCGACCGAGACAAACCGCTCCGAGTCAGTATCACCCTCGGTTACTTAATCGCAGTGATCGGAATAGCCATCATGGCTCCCCTATCTAATTTTGAGACCGTGCTTTTCGGGGGGCTTGTGAGGAGCATCGGGGGTGGAATCGTATGGGTATTTTCGACACAATTGCTGCTGCAACGCGCCCCGAACCAAATTCGAGGACGTATTTTCGGCACTGAGTTCGCCCTTTTCACACTTATGGGCGGTGCCAGCTCAATGATGATTGGGATGCTGTTAGATCGGTTTCAGATACCGATGATCTTGTGGGGAATCGCGGCACTCAACCTTATTCCGGCACTCCTATGGGGATTATGGTGTAGACATCACAATCGGGTGGGACAGAAAAGGGAAAATTAA
- a CDS encoding UbiX family flavin prenyltransferase encodes MKRLIVGITGASAGVYGVRLLQVLTEQQDIEIHLTISSSGARALSEELQLEVDLNNFKLESLIGVSSPRVIYHHESDIAAPIASGSFRTEGMVVVPCSMGSVASIAGGMSRNLIQRAADVCIKENRKLVIVPRETPLSPIHLENMLKLSRLGVCVLPAMPGFYHYPKDVDDLLNFVVTKILDQFGIDTGLIQRWKEF; translated from the coding sequence TTGAAACGATTAATTGTAGGAATTACCGGCGCGAGCGCAGGAGTCTATGGGGTCCGTCTGCTGCAAGTGCTCACAGAACAGCAGGATATAGAGATACATCTGACGATTTCTTCGTCTGGGGCGCGTGCCTTGTCAGAAGAACTTCAGCTTGAAGTTGACCTCAACAATTTCAAATTGGAATCCCTCATCGGTGTGTCTTCGCCGCGGGTTATTTACCATCACGAATCGGACATCGCGGCACCGATTGCCAGCGGCTCCTTCCGGACCGAGGGGATGGTCGTTGTGCCGTGCAGTATGGGGAGCGTTGCGTCTATCGCGGGAGGCATGTCGCGCAATCTTATCCAACGCGCCGCGGATGTATGTATCAAGGAGAATCGCAAGCTTGTAATTGTCCCGCGCGAGACACCCTTAAGTCCGATCCATTTGGAAAACATGCTGAAATTGTCGCGCCTGGGGGTTTGTGTGTTACCCGCAATGCCAGGGTTTTATCACTACCCAAAAGATGTGGACGATCTGCTCAACTTCGTTGTTACGAAAATATTGGATCAGTTTGGCATAGATACGGGATTGATTCAAAGGTGGAAAGAATTTTAA
- a CDS encoding D-TA family PLP-dependent enzyme produces MNIAALDTPALAADLDVLERNIEGMATHCDQLGIPLRVHTKTHKVPEIAKLQIAAGSQGITCQKLGEAEVMVDADIDNILVPYNIVGTPKLKRLTALVQRAKVIVALDSKETATGISEQASADGCVVPVIVELDTGSGRCGVQSPQDAQRLAQQIMKMSGIDFQGVMTYPSNVRAKPFIEETLDLLSSDGIPVNIISGGGTGSEAASKELGCTETRSGSYVYEGMTRVGSSEMLAPDKCVLRVITTVVSTPTPERIIIDGGMKTFASYPPTPYGHIIEHPEAKIYGMSVEHGHVDVSECSHRFKVGEQLSVIPLHQGMTSNLHDELIGLRDNNVETVWQIAGRGRVS; encoded by the coding sequence ATGAACATCGCTGCCTTAGACACACCCGCACTTGCCGCAGATCTGGATGTGCTTGAACGGAACATCGAGGGTATGGCAACACATTGCGATCAACTCGGTATTCCCCTGCGTGTGCATACCAAAACGCATAAGGTGCCAGAGATCGCTAAATTGCAGATTGCCGCCGGTTCCCAAGGCATTACCTGCCAGAAATTAGGCGAAGCAGAGGTGATGGTAGATGCTGACATCGACAATATCCTTGTCCCTTACAATATCGTCGGAACACCGAAATTGAAACGGTTGACAGCACTCGTCCAACGTGCCAAGGTTATCGTCGCACTCGATTCAAAAGAAACAGCAACCGGTATCTCTGAACAAGCAAGTGCTGACGGTTGTGTTGTACCTGTTATCGTGGAACTCGATACCGGAAGTGGACGCTGCGGTGTGCAGTCCCCCCAAGACGCACAACGCCTCGCACAACAGATTATGAAAATGTCAGGCATCGATTTCCAAGGTGTGATGACGTATCCGAGCAACGTCCGAGCGAAGCCGTTTATCGAAGAAACGCTTGACTTACTCTCAAGCGACGGAATTCCTGTGAACATCATCAGTGGTGGCGGCACAGGTTCGGAAGCGGCATCGAAAGAACTCGGCTGCACGGAAACCCGAAGCGGTTCTTACGTTTACGAAGGGATGACCCGGGTCGGGAGTTCCGAGATGCTCGCGCCTGACAAGTGTGTGTTGCGTGTTATCACAACCGTCGTCAGCACACCAACGCCTGAGCGGATTATTATTGATGGTGGGATGAAGACTTTTGCGAGTTATCCCCCAACGCCTTACGGTCACATCATTGAACATCCCGAGGCGAAGATTTACGGAATGTCGGTCGAACACGGGCATGTCGATGTCAGTGAATGCTCCCACCGATTTAAGGTCGGTGAACAGCTCTCCGTTATCCCGCTGCATCAAGGGATGACGAGCAACCTGCACGATGAACTCATAGGTCTCAGAGACAATAACGTTGAAACAGTCTGGCAAATCGCAGGCAGGGGCCGCGTTTCTTAA
- a CDS encoding phytanoyl-CoA dioxygenase family protein, producing the protein MILPTPEQKAQWEEEGYLVFENAIQGEDLKRLQTAFDYWADACKEEWLDRVEAGESVATFYDIPNPLEKDPVFIDIIDYPSYYGALMAFTDHDLILLGPQVRTVAPWPVSYTGWHPDVGHDNPLHIKVQIYVNDVEQGGGEFGFVPGSHKPDAGPYTRPMRQESMPGHKAFPGKAGTAIMFNSCGWHVSMDNHSDVPRKSIILIYEKRTPGRVGPEQYASISEHCQTPERRKLFSLDG; encoded by the coding sequence ATGATTCTACCAACACCTGAACAGAAAGCACAGTGGGAAGAGGAAGGGTATCTCGTCTTTGAAAACGCAATTCAAGGGGAGGACCTCAAGCGACTCCAAACCGCTTTCGATTACTGGGCAGACGCGTGCAAAGAAGAGTGGCTGGATAGAGTTGAAGCGGGGGAATCCGTCGCGACCTTCTATGACATCCCAAATCCGCTTGAAAAGGATCCGGTTTTCATCGACATTATCGACTATCCAAGCTACTACGGTGCCTTGATGGCATTTACCGACCACGACCTCATCCTCTTAGGACCTCAGGTGCGGACGGTAGCACCGTGGCCCGTGAGCTACACCGGATGGCATCCCGATGTGGGACATGACAATCCACTCCACATCAAGGTCCAAATTTACGTCAACGATGTCGAACAGGGAGGTGGGGAATTCGGCTTTGTGCCGGGCAGCCATAAACCCGATGCTGGTCCCTACACGCGCCCGATGCGGCAAGAAAGCATGCCGGGACACAAAGCTTTCCCCGGTAAAGCAGGCACAGCGATCATGTTCAATTCGTGTGGATGGCACGTTTCCATGGACAATCACTCCGATGTGCCGCGTAAATCCATTATCCTGATCTACGAAAAACGAACACCAGGACGTGTCGGACCGGAACAGTATGCCTCTATCTCGGAGCACTGCCAGACCCCGGAACGTCGTAAATTGTTCAGTTTGGACGGGTAA